One genomic window of Halorubrum hochsteinianum includes the following:
- the cmk gene encoding (d)CMP kinase, with protein MLITVSGPPGSGKSTNAVQLADALGLGHVSGGDIFREMAAERDMTPVEFNEFAEEDPQIDRDLDRRLREIAVERDDVVLESRLAGWLAADHADFRFWFDAPLSVRAERIAERESKPVDRARTETERREASERKRYEEYYNIDIEDLSIYDAAYNTARWGPEPFLDVLVATVEAYDSATDEGKAPVEGVVYDF; from the coding sequence ATGTTGATCACCGTCTCCGGCCCGCCGGGGAGCGGGAAGAGCACCAACGCCGTCCAGCTCGCCGACGCGCTCGGCCTCGGGCACGTCTCGGGCGGCGACATCTTCCGCGAGATGGCGGCCGAACGCGACATGACGCCCGTCGAGTTCAACGAGTTCGCCGAGGAGGATCCGCAGATCGACCGCGACCTCGACCGCCGGCTCCGCGAGATCGCCGTCGAGCGCGACGACGTCGTCCTCGAATCGCGGCTCGCCGGCTGGCTCGCGGCCGACCACGCGGACTTCCGGTTCTGGTTCGACGCCCCGCTGTCGGTCCGCGCGGAGCGGATCGCCGAGCGCGAGTCGAAGCCGGTCGACCGCGCGCGAACCGAGACGGAGCGCCGGGAGGCCTCCGAGCGCAAGCGCTACGAGGAGTACTACAACATCGACATCGAGGACCTCTCCATCTACGACGCCGCGTACAACACCGCCCGGTGGGGCCCCGAACCGTTCCTCGACGTCCTCGTCGCGACGGTGGAGGCGTACGACTCCGCGACCGACGAGGGGAAAGCGCCCGTCGAGGGCGTCGTGTACGACTTCTGA
- a CDS encoding zinc-binding dehydrogenase, which yields MKAVQFGDHGDRDVIEYGEFPDPEPDRGEVVIEVKAGALNHLDIWTRRGMPGIDLEMPHIPGSDAAGVVESVGEGVTRFEPGDRVAVSAGVSCGNCEFCRNGEESLCVSFHIIGEHVRGVHAEKAVVPEANLVPVPDGVDWEVAGSASLVFQTAWRMLHTRADIEAGETVLVLGASGGVGHAAVQIADHAGCEVFATASTEEKLSHAEDCGADHVIDYEANDFADEISALTGKRGVDVVVDHVGEATYPDSLKSMAKGGRLVTCGATTGGNPGAGLNRIFWNQLSVLGSTMATPGEVDDVLELVWDGTFEPRVREVLPMSEAARAHEMIENREGFGKVVVKPDSEL from the coding sequence ATGAAGGCCGTTCAGTTCGGCGACCACGGCGACCGCGACGTGATCGAGTACGGCGAGTTCCCTGACCCCGAACCGGACCGCGGCGAGGTGGTGATCGAGGTCAAGGCCGGTGCCCTGAACCACCTCGACATCTGGACGCGACGCGGGATGCCCGGCATCGACCTGGAGATGCCACACATCCCCGGCAGCGACGCGGCTGGTGTCGTCGAGTCCGTCGGCGAGGGCGTGACGCGCTTCGAGCCGGGCGACCGCGTCGCGGTGAGCGCCGGCGTCTCCTGCGGGAACTGCGAGTTCTGCCGCAACGGCGAGGAGTCGCTGTGCGTCTCCTTCCACATCATCGGCGAACACGTCCGCGGCGTCCACGCCGAGAAGGCCGTCGTCCCCGAGGCGAACCTCGTCCCGGTCCCGGACGGCGTCGACTGGGAGGTGGCCGGCTCCGCGTCGCTCGTGTTCCAGACCGCGTGGCGCATGCTCCACACGCGCGCCGACATCGAGGCGGGCGAGACGGTGCTCGTCCTCGGTGCCTCCGGCGGCGTCGGCCACGCCGCCGTCCAGATCGCCGACCACGCGGGGTGTGAGGTGTTCGCGACCGCCTCCACCGAGGAGAAGCTCTCGCACGCCGAGGACTGCGGTGCGGACCACGTGATCGACTACGAGGCGAACGACTTCGCCGACGAGATCAGCGCGCTAACCGGCAAACGCGGCGTCGACGTCGTCGTCGATCACGTCGGCGAGGCCACCTACCCGGACTCGCTGAAGTCGATGGCGAAGGGCGGCCGGCTCGTCACCTGCGGCGCGACGACCGGCGGGAACCCCGGTGCCGGGCTCAACCGCATCTTCTGGAACCAGCTGTCGGTGCTCGGCTCAACGATGGCGACGCCCGGCGAGGTCGACGACGTCCTGGAACTCGTCTGGGACGGCACCTTCGAACCCCGCGTCCGCGAGGTCCTCCCGATGAGCGAGGCCGCGCGCGCACACGAGATGATCGAGAACCGTGAGGGCTTTGGCAAAGTGGTCGTAAAGCCCGACAGTGAGCTCTGA
- a CDS encoding 30S ribosomal protein S13, which produces MSTEESQDDSPEEEEDLQYFVRIGGADLDGTKTVERSLSELDGIGTRTARLVAEKADVDRSATFGLLDEEDIDAVVDIAENLEDHVPSWMTNRQNDFFTGETTHLVGTDVDEKRRHDINRMKIIESYKGVRHKRGQKVRGQRTKSTGRSEGTIGVNVEEIREEMADDEGGDDE; this is translated from the coding sequence ATGAGCACGGAAGAATCACAGGACGACTCACCGGAGGAGGAGGAAGACCTCCAGTACTTCGTTCGGATCGGGGGCGCGGACCTCGACGGGACGAAGACGGTCGAGCGAAGCCTGTCCGAACTCGACGGCATCGGCACGCGCACGGCGCGGCTGGTCGCCGAGAAGGCCGACGTGGACCGAAGCGCCACGTTCGGGCTCCTCGACGAGGAGGACATCGACGCGGTGGTCGACATCGCCGAGAACCTCGAAGACCACGTCCCGTCGTGGATGACGAACAGACAGAACGACTTCTTCACCGGAGAGACGACGCACCTCGTCGGCACCGACGTCGACGAGAAGCGCCGCCACGACATCAACCGGATGAAGATCATCGAATCGTACAAGGGCGTGCGTCACAAGCGCGGACAGAAGGTCCGCGGCCAGCGCACCAAGTCCACGGGTCGCTCGGAGGGGACCATCGGGGTCAACGTCGAGGAGATCCGCGAGGAGATGGCCGACGACGAAGGCGGTGACGACGAATGA
- a CDS encoding 30S ribosomal protein S4, whose translation MSTGKNTKGYETPNHPYQGERIAEESDLLSRYGLKNKEEFWRAQSELRNMRREARRLLGEAQGDVDAAQDAGAEFVARLRRIGILGDNDDISTVLSLDVTDLLERRLQTVVYRQGFASSTQQARQFIVHGHITVNGARVTRPSVKVDVDDEGAIAFDENSPLADDLHPERAESQE comes from the coding sequence ATGAGCACCGGGAAAAACACCAAGGGCTACGAGACGCCGAACCACCCGTACCAGGGCGAGCGCATCGCCGAGGAGTCCGACCTCCTCTCGCGGTACGGTCTGAAGAACAAAGAGGAGTTCTGGCGCGCCCAGTCCGAACTGCGCAACATGCGCCGGGAGGCCCGACGGCTCCTCGGCGAGGCGCAGGGCGACGTCGACGCCGCCCAAGACGCCGGCGCGGAGTTCGTCGCACGGCTCCGCCGCATCGGCATCCTCGGCGACAACGACGACATCTCGACGGTCCTGTCGCTCGACGTGACCGACCTGCTGGAGCGTCGTCTCCAGACGGTCGTCTACCGGCAGGGATTCGCCTCCTCGACCCAGCAGGCCCGCCAGTTCATCGTCCACGGCCACATCACCGTCAACGGCGCTCGCGTCACGCGCCCGTCGGTGAAGGTGGACGTCGACGACGAAGGTGCCATCGCCTTCGACGAGAACAGTCCGCTCGCGGACGATCTCCACCCCGAGCGCGCGGAGTCACAGGAGTAA
- a CDS encoding 30S ribosomal protein S11 produces MSESEDGGKWGIAHVYASFNNTLITVTDETGAETIAKSSGGTVVKQNRDEASPYAAMQMAEVVAERVKDAGLEGVHVRVRGPGGNLNKSTGPGAQATIRALSRAGVEIGRIEDVTPIPHDGTKAPKNKRV; encoded by the coding sequence ATGAGTGAATCCGAAGACGGAGGAAAGTGGGGCATCGCCCACGTGTACGCGTCGTTCAACAACACGCTCATCACGGTCACCGACGAGACGGGTGCCGAGACGATCGCCAAGTCGTCCGGCGGCACCGTGGTGAAGCAGAACCGCGACGAGGCGTCGCCGTACGCCGCCATGCAGATGGCGGAGGTCGTCGCCGAGCGCGTCAAGGACGCCGGTCTGGAGGGCGTACACGTTCGCGTGCGCGGCCCCGGCGGCAACCTCAACAAGTCCACCGGTCCCGGTGCGCAGGCGACGATCCGCGCGCTCTCGCGTGCGGGCGTCGAGATCGGACGGATCGAGGACGTCACGCCCATCCCGCACGACGGGACGAAGGCACCGAAGAACAAGCGAGTCTGA
- a CDS encoding DNA-directed RNA polymerase subunit D gives MTEDEFDVQYVERDERSARVLIRGLTPALANGIRRAMIADVPTFSIDTVRFVENSSVMFDEMIGLRLGLIPLTTPLDDFEVGDEVTLALDVEGPATAYSGDIESSDPLVEVADENVPIIELKEGQRLEFEADAVLDTGKEHAKHQGGVSVGYRHLQRVTVEGDRGEFDDDEPNILRGVIETPDGEIELTDEFDNDLSERFPGKEVAVEDVPGAFVFHIETDGSFDVEELLLRAIDSIEERADELQTKVAV, from the coding sequence ATGACCGAAGACGAATTCGACGTCCAGTACGTCGAACGGGACGAACGCAGCGCGCGGGTGCTCATCCGCGGGCTCACGCCGGCGCTCGCCAACGGCATCCGCCGGGCGATGATCGCCGATGTCCCGACGTTCTCGATCGACACCGTCCGGTTCGTCGAGAACTCCTCGGTCATGTTCGACGAGATGATCGGCCTGCGTCTGGGGCTCATCCCCCTGACGACGCCGCTCGACGACTTCGAGGTCGGCGACGAGGTCACACTCGCGCTCGACGTCGAGGGCCCGGCGACGGCGTACTCCGGCGACATCGAAAGCAGCGACCCGCTCGTCGAGGTCGCCGACGAGAACGTCCCGATCATCGAGCTGAAGGAGGGACAGCGGTTGGAGTTCGAGGCCGACGCGGTCCTCGACACCGGCAAGGAGCACGCCAAACACCAGGGCGGCGTCTCCGTCGGTTACCGCCACCTCCAGCGCGTCACGGTCGAGGGCGACCGCGGCGAGTTCGACGACGACGAGCCGAACATCCTCCGCGGCGTCATCGAGACGCCGGACGGGGAGATCGAGCTCACGGACGAGTTCGACAACGACCTCTCGGAACGGTTCCCCGGGAAGGAGGTCGCGGTCGAGGACGTGCCGGGCGCGTTCGTCTTCCACATCGAGACGGACGGCTCGTTCGACGTCGAGGAACTGCTGCTCCGCGCGATCGACTCCATCGAGGAGCGCGCGGACGAACTACAGACGAAAGTCGCGGTATAA
- a CDS encoding 50S ribosomal protein L18e — MSSKTNPKLQNLIADLKSVSRDSGANVWQDVADRLEKPRRTHAEVNLGRIERYAQEDETVVVPGKVLGSGVLETNVTVAAVDFSGTARTKIDQAGEAVTLEQYVEQNPEGSNVRIIR; from the coding sequence ATGAGTAGCAAGACGAACCCGAAACTACAGAACCTCATCGCCGATCTGAAGTCGGTCTCGCGAGATTCCGGTGCCAACGTGTGGCAGGATGTCGCCGACCGATTAGAGAAGCCACGGCGCACGCACGCTGAGGTCAACCTGGGCCGCATCGAACGGTACGCTCAGGAAGACGAGACGGTCGTCGTCCCCGGCAAGGTGCTGGGCAGCGGTGTGCTCGAAACGAACGTCACCGTCGCCGCCGTCGACTTCTCCGGGACCGCCCGGACGAAGATCGATCAGGCCGGCGAAGCGGTGACGCTTGAACAGTACGTCGAACAGAACCCCGAAGGAAGCAACGTGAGGATCATCCGATGA
- a CDS encoding 50S ribosomal protein L13 codes for MSLAKIDADVVVDARDCILGRVSSEVAQRALAGETVAVVNAERAVITGNEEATMETYNKRAELGSDSGPYYPKRPDRIFKRAIRGMLPYKSEDGREAFSNVRVYVGNPYERDEDVESVVLDGTSLDRLSNIKFTTLGSISESLGANVTW; via the coding sequence ATGAGTCTCGCGAAGATAGACGCGGACGTCGTCGTCGACGCCCGCGACTGTATCCTCGGTCGCGTCTCCTCGGAGGTCGCCCAGCGCGCCCTCGCCGGGGAGACCGTCGCCGTCGTCAACGCCGAGCGCGCCGTCATCACCGGCAACGAGGAGGCGACGATGGAGACATACAACAAGCGCGCGGAGCTCGGCTCGGACAGCGGGCCGTACTACCCCAAGCGCCCCGACCGGATCTTCAAGCGCGCCATCCGCGGCATGCTGCCGTACAAGTCCGAGGACGGCCGCGAGGCCTTCTCGAACGTGCGCGTGTACGTCGGGAACCCCTACGAGCGCGACGAGGACGTCGAGAGCGTCGTCCTCGACGGCACCTCGCTCGACCGCCTCTCGAACATCAAATTCACGACGCTCGGATCGATCTCCGAGTCTCTGGGAGCCAACGTCACATGGTAA
- a CDS encoding 30S ribosomal protein S9: MVTNTSGKKKTAVARATVREGEGRVRINSQPVELVEPEQARLKMLEPFRIAGEDLRDGVDIDIDVEGGGFSGQADAARTAIARGLVQHLGDAELRDAYMSFDRTLLVNDVRQSEPKKWGGPGARARYQKSYR; encoded by the coding sequence ATGGTAACGAACACCTCAGGCAAGAAGAAGACGGCCGTCGCCCGCGCCACCGTGCGCGAGGGCGAGGGTCGCGTTCGCATCAACTCCCAGCCAGTCGAGCTGGTCGAACCGGAGCAGGCGCGGCTCAAGATGCTGGAGCCGTTCCGCATCGCCGGCGAGGACCTCCGCGACGGCGTCGACATCGACATCGACGTCGAGGGCGGCGGGTTCAGTGGCCAGGCCGACGCGGCGCGGACCGCCATCGCGCGCGGTCTCGTCCAGCACCTCGGCGACGCCGAGCTGCGGGACGCGTACATGAGCTTCGACCGCACCCTGCTGGTCAACGACGTGCGCCAGTCCGAACCCAAGAAGTGGGGCGGACCCGGCGCGCGCGCTCGCTACCAGAAGTCCTACCGCTGA
- a CDS encoding DNA-directed RNA polymerase subunit N: MMIPVRCFTCGNVVGEHWEEFKERAREGDEDPGEVLDDLGVDRHCCRRMLVSHRDLVDVVSPYQ, translated from the coding sequence ATGATGATCCCCGTCCGGTGTTTCACGTGCGGCAACGTCGTGGGTGAACACTGGGAAGAGTTCAAAGAGCGGGCTCGCGAGGGCGACGAAGATCCCGGCGAGGTGCTCGACGACCTCGGGGTCGACCGGCACTGCTGCCGGCGCATGCTGGTGAGCCACCGCGACCTCGTCGACGTCGTCTCACCGTACCAGTAA
- a CDS encoding DNA-directed RNA polymerase subunit K: MSGQRYNRYEKARILGARALQVSYGAPVLIDTDQTEPILVAAEEYDAGALPFTVRRES; the protein is encoded by the coding sequence ATGTCAGGACAGCGATACAACCGATACGAGAAGGCACGCATCCTCGGCGCGCGAGCGCTACAGGTGTCCTACGGGGCACCCGTGCTGATCGACACGGACCAGACGGAGCCGATCCTCGTCGCCGCGGAGGAGTACGACGCGGGCGCGCTCCCCTTCACGGTACGGAGGGAGAGCTGA